Genomic segment of Myxococcus stipitatus:
GTAGACGCGTGCACGGTCACTCTGTTCAGAAGGGGTGACGATGGTGGCGGTGTCGAGGCGCCGTTGGAGGAAGCGGATGCGGCGGTCGATCTCCCGCAGGCGCTTCTTTCCGTAGATGTACTCGGCGTTCTCGGAGCGGTCGCCTTGAGCGGCGGCGGCGGAGACCTCGGCGGTGACCTTGGGGCGCTCCTCGTTGAGCAGGCGGATGAGCTCGCGGTGCATGCGCTCGGCGCCCAGCCGGGTGAGGTAGCGGCGGAAGGGGGCTTTCTCGTCACCCTCCTCGGCCTCCAGGTCGTCGAGCTCGTCCGGGGGCAGGTCCTGGGCCATGAGGCCTGTATACAGCTGATGGCTGACGGCGGGAGACCTCCCGGCGCCCATGGTTCCCCGGCAAGCAGCCCGGACGAGCACCGCGCACACCCAGTGTGTGACCTGACTCCACCCAACCGCTGAAAAGCTCAGCCCCGTAAGTGCCTTCTGATTCAGGCACTTACGGGGCTGCTCTAGTGTCCCCGACGGGATTCGAACCCGTGTTACCGGCTTGAAAGGCCAGCGTCCTGGGCCTCTAGACGACGGGGACGTCGTCACCTACATGAGTCGCGGGGGGATCGAACCCCCGACCCTCGGCTTAAAAGGCCGGTGCTCTACCATCTGAGCTAGCGACTCGCACTATTCTTTTGTTCAAAATCAGCAGCCGACCTCCCAAGCCCCGGAGGCAGGCGCTTCCTACCAGCACTTCAGCGCGCTTTCCACTGGCGAGAGCAGGCTCCTGATCCTGACGTTGGTTCCGCCACCTCGCGGCGAGCGTCCCACGTCCTCATCGCCCCCCTTGGTCACCGACCCGAGGACAGCACGGCCCTCCAGTCCCAGGGGCGCGTTGCCTGGCCGACGTGCTCCAGCCCCAGCCTGAATAACGATCCCCTGACCTCGAGGAGTTGGCCCAATCCGGCCCGGATGCTCGGGATGTCTTCCAATGACAACCAGACAGAGTCGCTAGGACCTGTCAGATGTTTCGCCGCAATTCCGAAGGACATCCTCGGCGAAATTCCTGGCCGATACCGCAGCAACTGCGTTCTCGCCGCAGCATCACTTTCGAGAATCAATTCGACCGACCGATGAGTTCCGCCGCCTCGCGGAGTCTACGTGTTTGAAAGCGCGGCCCACAGAGCCTGAAGTCGACTCCCCACACCCCTCCGTTGGGCGAAACACGCGCTGCCCCGACACTCTCGAGAGCACGCCATGAAGAACCCTGCCAAGTCCCTCCTCGCCGCGGCGTTCCTGCTGTCCGCCTCCTTCCTGTCCCTCGGATGTGGCTCCGACCCGAAGCCCTCCCCCATCCCGGAGAACGAGACGACCGCCCCCGGCGCCTACGCCCAGGTGAATGGACTCAAGCTCTACTACGAGCTTCACGGCACAGGCCGCCCGCTCATCCTCCTCCACGGCGCCCTCTCGACCATCGACTCGATGCAGCCGTTCATCGCCGAGCTCGCGAAGACCCGCCAGGTCATCGCCGTCGAACTCCAGGCCCACGGGCACACCGCCGACATCGACCGCCCCCTGCGATTCGAAACCATGGCGGATGACATCGCCGCCCTCTTGAAACACCTCAACATCGAGTCCGCCGACGTCTGCGGCTACTCCCTCGGCGGTGGTGTCGCTCTCCAGTTTGCCTTCCGCCACCCACAGGCCGTTCGCAAGCTCGTCCTCATGTCCACCACATTCAAGAGCAACGCGTGGTTCCCAGAGAACCAGGCCATCATGGCCACCATGACCGGAGAGGCACTTGCGGGCTCGCCCATGCACGAGGCCTATCTGCGCACCGCTCCGCGCCCCGAGGACTTCCCCATCCTCGTGTCCAAGATCAGCCACCTCCTGACCCAAAACCCCTACGACTGGACCCAGGACGTGGCAGCCCTCAAGGCGCCCGCACTCATCATCGCCGGAGACTCAGACAGCCTCCCGCCGACGCACTCCGTGGAGATGTTTGGATTGCTCGGCGGCGGCAAGTCGGACGGGATGATGGCGGGCATCCCCGCCTCGCGCCTCGCCATCCTCCCAGGAACGACTCACTGGGGCGCGGTGACTCGCGTCGACCTGCTCGTCCCGCTCATCCCGTCCTTCCTCGATGAGCAGCCTGCACCGACGACTCCCTGATACATACATTTCGCTGGACGAGATGGTGCAATCACATCTCGTCCAGCCCACCTCACTACCGCATCGCCTCCGTGGCGCCCTCTTCCAACAAGCGCCCCCACAGCGATGTGTCATCCACCACCAGCCGTCCCGCGGACACCTGCACCCGCCGGTCCACCTGCGCCTTGCGGAACTGTCTCGCCGGGACCGTGGGCTGCTTCGGGTCCAGGTCATTCACAATCATCTGCTCCTGCACCCGAATCCCATCCGCCGCGAAGCTCAGCGCCGCCGTGTAGTCATACTTGCGCAGCCAGCGACTCGGCAGTGAACGCGACGCCGTGCGGTTGAGCTGAATCATCGACGGACTCGCGCAGCCCCCGTCCGCCAGCAGCAGCGGCTCGTTGATGAAGCGATTGCCCCGCTGCGGCACCATCCGCACGGACCGCTGACACACCGAATCCTTCGGCCCCGAGCACCGCTCCCCCTCCGCCACCAGCAGGTCGATTCCCCCCACCCGCTCCAACCTCAACGTCGCCCGCTGCGTCCGCGAACGCAGCACGCCCAACGCCTTCACCGCCATCCCTCGCGGCGTGGACTCCACCAACGCCACCGGCCCCATCCCATCCCCATCCGAGAACCGGCGCGTCACCACCCACACGAGCCGCGCATCCGGACGGACCTCGCTCATCACCATGTCCGCCGCAGTCACCGTCGTCGCGGGCAACGCCGTCGATGCCGCCCCGACCTCGGCGCACTCGCCCGGCTCCGGGTCTTGCCAGAGCACCGGCGTCCCCATGCAGTCCGTGTGCGGCGTCGCCAGCTGCCCCGTCCTCGCGTCATACCCGCTCAGCAACATCGGGATGAGCAGCTCCGCCCGCCACTGCTCGGGCGACAGCGCATGGACTCCCGTCGGCCGCTCCGCGAAACACAGCGCCTGCACGCTGGGCGCCGAGCGCACGGGCGTCGAGCTCTTGCAGCCCGTCCACCCCAGGAACACCAACATCCCCAGACCCAACCGCTCCAGCCACCTCGAGCTCGTCATGTGCCTCATGACTCCCGTTCCCTGCGCTTGGACACCACGGAAACCTCCCCATCACTGCCCTTGTTCGCCGCGTCTCCCACGATGGCGTGGTAGGCCTTCGCGAACTCCTGTCCAAACAAGGCTTTCGTCAGCTCTCGCTCCTCCTCGCTGAGCCGGCGAATCTCCTCCTCCAGCCACTTCAACCGCTTCGATGCCCCGAACGGCCACAGCTTCGACAGGGACGAGCCCTCCCCTTCCTCCCCACCCTGACTCAATCTCTGAAGCAGCGCGCGCACGCCCTCGCGCATGCCGTTGAGCAGTGCAATCTGGTGGATCATCACATCCCCGAATCCACTCTTCAGCTCCAGCACACGCTCGGCGCCGTCCGCGGCCTTCCAGTCCAGCAAGTAGCGCAGCACCTCGCGCGTGTTCTTGCTCTTCGACAGCGGCGTCACATCGCGCACCATCGCCACGGCCATCTCCTGGCCGAACTGGTCATGCCCCTGCCGAAGCTCCACGAAGGCTCGGCCAAACGTCTCCAACACCCCCGCCAGCCGCTCCAGGAACCGGTCGATATCCGCCCCCGACTCCAACCCCTTGCTCCCAGGCAGGTAGGACCGGACGAACTGCCCCAACAGCTCGCGCGCCATCACATCCAACCGAGGCGGCGCCCCCTGCACATTCGACATCGACACGCCCGAGGACGTCCCCCCCGAGCCATGCGGCACCGCCACCCCGAGCGAGCGCGCGAACTCACCGAACTGCGGCTCGTGCACCACTCCGGACAAGCGCCGCTGAATCTGCCCCACGAGCGACGGCCGCTCGTTCTCCGCCAACCCCTCCCCCTGTTTCACCATCGCCGCGTGCAGCGCCTGCCACGCATTCCGGTACGCCGTGTACAGCGGCACCAGCTGCTGGATGGAGGCATGCACCCCGCCCACCCCTGGCGGAACCACCCGCACGCTCTCCGGCGTCCGGTTGCGCCGCTGCATGATGGACGGCACCGCGGGCCGAGCCACCGGCTCCTCCATGCGCGGGATGCTGGAGATCTGCGTCCGCTGCCCGTCATCTTCCGCGCCCAGCTCCCCTTCCTCGAGCGCCGGCATGAGCTGCGTGCGCGAGGCCGCCACCTCCTCCTCGTCGTCGTCCTGCAATGACGGGATGGACCCCAGCGCGGGCAACAGCGCCGTGGCCACCACCTGCGCACGTCCCTGCACGGGCGTCGGCTTGAAGCTCGACGGCGTCCCCTCTCCCGGGTCCATGAGCGTCGTCAGCGCCCGGAACTGCGTCATCTGCGACTGTCCATCCCCTTGCACGGCCTCTCGCGACAAGCGCATCTCAAGCGTGCCGATGGAGATTCGAGTCTCCTCGTCCACTTTCACTTGAATGTTCTTGTCGATGCGGCGGCCGTCGATGCTCACGCCGTTGGTCGAGCCCAGGTCGACCACATAGATGGCCTTCTGGTCGAACCGGACGAGCGCGTGGAAGAGCGAGACGAACGTCTTGGGGATGGAGACGTCGTTGAGCTGGTTGCGGCCGATGCGGACGGGCGAGTGCCGGAAGACGTACTGCTTCTCAGTCGGCGCCTGCGCGTCCAGGCCCTTGATTCGGATGACGAGGGGCAACACGGCTCACTCCTATCCCGAAACGTGGGGGCAGCCCACGGCGTACCTCACGAGAGTCCGACGCGTCCGGCGGGCGAATCATCCCTCCGGACGGCCCAGGACACCACCGCCTAGGCGTCGGAGAATGACAGGTCCCAGTCCCCGCTCGCACCCAGACCCACGCGCAGGCGCCCGGGCACCCCTCCCGCGGCCAGGCGCTCCAGCAACTCCATGGACAGACGCGGCATCAGCGAGGAGCGCAGCAGGTGGTCCACGTTGCGCGCGCCCGAGTCGTTGTCCAGGCACCGCCGAGCGAACTCCTCGGTGACCTCCGGCGCGAACTCCGTCTTGACCCGGTGCGACGTATGCAGCCGGTCCGCCAGCGCGGCCAGCTTCATCTGTGCGATGTCCTTCAACACATCGCGTGCAATCGGAATGAATGGCACCACCGACATGCGCGCCAGGAGCGCCGGCTTGAAGTGCCGGCTGAGGATGGGGCGAATCGTCTCGGTCACCGTCTCCGTCTTGGGCGCCTCCGGGCCCGAGTACAGCTGCATCAGCGCATCCGTGGCCAGGTTGCTCGTGAGGATGACCACCGTGTTGCGGAAGTCGATGAGGCGCCCCTCACCGTCGGACAACATCCCCTTGTCGAACACCTGGTAGAAGAGGTTCATCACCTCCAGGTCCGCCTTCTCGCACTCGTCCAGCAGCACCACCGAGTACGGCCGCTGGCGCACGGCCTCCGTCAACACACCGCCCTCGCCGTACCCCACGTAGCCCGGCGGAGAGCCGATGAGGCGCGACACGGTGTGCTTCTCCTGGAACTCCGACATGTTGATGGTCGTGAGGAAGCGGTCCCCGCCGTAGAGCGTGTCCGCCAGCGCCAGCGCCGTCTCCGTCTTGCCCACGCCGCTGGGCCCCACGAAGAGCAACACGCCGATGGGCGTGGAGGGATTGCGGATGCCCGCATGCGACATGCGGATGGTCTCCGCCACCGCGCGCAGCGCCGCGTCCTGCCCCTTCACGCGCGAGCGCAGCGTCTGCTCCAGCGTGAGCACCGCGCCCACGGAGCTGCTGCGCAGCTTGCCCACCGGCACCCCCGTCCAGCCCGCGACCACTCGCGCCACCACGTCCGGGTCCACGTCCACGTGGATGAGCGGAGACTCGCCCTGGAGCTTCTCCAGCTGGGCACGCGCCTCGGCGACGTCGGCCTTCAGCTTCTCGACGTCCGAGCCCTCCTTCGCCGCATCCAGCTCCGCCCGCGCGCGGCGCACGACATCCACTGCGGCCAGCTCCTGCTCCCACCGGGCTCGCAGCGTCGCGACCGAGTCCCGCGTGGCCGCGAGCCGCTCCTCCAGCGTCGGCCCGTCCTCGGGCGGCGGAAGCGGATGCCCCGCGGCGAGCTCGCGCTCCCGCACCGCCAGCTCCCGCTCCAGCGCGGCCAGGCGAGACTCCACCTCCACCAGCTCGTCCGGACGCGCGCTCTGCTCGATCTTCACCCGCGCCGCCGCCGTGTCGAGCAGGTCCACTGCCTTGTCCGGAAGCTGCCGCCCGGAGATGTAACGGTGTGACAGCGACACCGCGGCGACCACCGCCTCGTCGCGGATGGTGACGCCGTGCGACTTCGCATAGGCGGGGCACAGCCCGCGCAGCATCAGCACCGCGTCCTCTTCGGACGGCTCGTCCACCTTGATGGGCTGGAAGCGACGCTCCAGCGCGGCGTCCTTCTCGAAGTACTTCTTGTACTCGGCCCACGTGGTGGCGGCGATGGTCCGCAGCTCGCCTCGCGCCAGCTCGGGCTTGAGCAGGTTCGCCGCGTCACCGCCCCCCTGCGCGCCTCCCGCGCCGATGATGGTGTGCGCCTCGTCGATGAACAGGATGATGGGCTTGGGCGAGCCCTTCACCTCCGAGATGACCGCCTTGAGCCGGTTCTCGAACTCGCCTCGGACGCCGGCACCGGCCTGGAGCGCGCCCAGGTCCAACCCCAGCACCTCCAGGTTGCGCATGGACTCCGGCACATCCCCCGCGACGATGGCGCGCGCCAGTCCCTCCACGAGCGCCGTCTTCCCCACGCCCGGCTCGCCCACGATGATGGGGTTGTTCTTGCGGCGCCGCGCCAGCACGTCGATGACCTGACGAATCTCCCGGTCCCGTCCGAAGATGGGGTCGATCTTCCCCGACCGCGCCTTCTCCGTGAATGACGTGGTGAACCGCGACAGCGCCTCCTCGCCTCGGCCTCCACCGCCAGCGGGCGCGGCCACCGTCGCGCTGCTCACCTCGGCGGCTTCCTTCGAGCGGCCCACCACCTCCTCGAAGACCTTCTTGAGCGTCTCCACCGAGATGGCGTCCAGCGCCGAATACGACTCGGCCGTGTAGCGCTCCGAGCGGGCAATCCACTGCCACATCAACACGCCCGAGCGCAGCCGGCTCACGCCATGTTCCAGCGAGGCTACCAGCCACGCGTCCTCGAACCACTGGAACAGGCTCTCCGAGAACACGGGCCGCCCCGAGTTGCCCGTGCGCAGCGACTTGAGCCCGTCCTCGACGGACGCGAGCACCTTCGCGCGGTCCACCTGGAAGTGCCGCAGGAGCAGCGAGGCCTCGCCCTCCTCGTCCTCCAGCAGCTGCCGCAGCAGGTGCTCGGGGACGATTTCGTAGCACCGAGCGCTGCTCGCCCGAGACACCGCGGTCTCCAACATCCGAGTGGCCGTGGGCGTCAGGCGCCGAACAAGGGTCTTGGGTTCAACGCGCATGTCTTCACTCCTGGACTTCGGATGAACGAAGGTGGGGACACCGTCGAAGCGACGTCACGGCGGTGAGAGGGGCTCGGGCTCGGCCCGTTTCGGGGCGGATGCGAGCGGCACGGTGCGCGTGCGCAGGCGGGTGTCGCTCCTGCGCTGCCCCAGATAGCAGTCCTGCCCGAGCCGGAAGGTCCCATCGCGCGACAGGCGGAACCTCGGCAGCTCCACCTCGCGCACGCCCAGCACCAGCGAACAGTCGAGGGGGTCTCTCACGAAGAGGTCCACCACCTCGCGCACCACTGGCGACAGGTCTCCCTCCGGAAGCAGGCGCCGGTAGACCTCCCCCTCCAACGGAGAGATGTGGATGCTGAACCCTCCCGAGCGATCAAACACCCGAGCCCCCAGGAGCATCGAGCGGCCCAGGTTCGAGTTCGAGCGGCCCAGCCGCATCCGGTTGTCCGCCTCGATGTCCACCCAGGCTCCGGAGAACTGCCGCAGCGACACCGTCGCCTCGCCCAACACCGGAGACAACACGTCCGTCAGCGCAAGCTCGAGGACCCCTGCCGTCCGCGCCCTCGCGGACAACAGCGGCGTCAGGCGCAAGAGCTGCGCGGGCGACAGCGCCCCCGAATAGGGCCGCTCATACGTGTCCAGCCCGCCCAGCGCGAGCGCCCGCTGCGACCAGGCATCACTTCCCCCGCGCGTGGTCTCCGCCGCCAGCGAGTAGCGCACCAGCGCGCGGTACAGCAGCGAGAGCAGGCGGTGATGGAAGAGGTCCAGGAAGTCGCGCCGGCGCGCGCTGTCCGGGTCCTCCTGCGCAATCTCCTCCAGGATGTAGTCCGGCAGCGGCGACACCGCGCCCGTGAGCCCGAGGAACGTGGAGAGCACCTCGATGACTTCCGCCGACCCGCCGTGCGCATCCGGCTGGGAGACGACGCGGACGCGGCTCACGTCGCTCGCGCTGAACGTGAGCGACGGGTCGTGCCGGAAGCGGATGCGCTCGTCCAGCGCGGGCCCCGTCCCACCCACGGGCACCGCCGACGACGTCAGCCGCTCGAGTAGCGCCACCAGCGGCCTGAACGACAGCTGCCCCGGCCGGGCGTTCAGCGACTCGACGGCCTTCAGCAAATCGTCTGTCGGCCGTTCCGGGGAGACCACCGGTACTCCAGTCGAGAGGGTTGAAGGCGCAGCACGAACTCGCTGAAGGAGTTGAGGCTCACGTGCGAGGCGAACAGCTCGTCCAGCACACAGCCGAAGAGGAACGCGTCCCCCGGCCCCGTGAAGCCCGCCTCATCCAGGTCCGCCGTCACCTGCACGCCGCGCACGGGCGCGCCTTGGAAGAAGCGCGTGATGGGCTGCGCCTGGACTGCTCGCAGCGACTCCACCCGGAGCTGGTTGGCGCGAGCCGTGGACTGGTCCGCGGTCGCCTGGAAGTTGTAGAGCGCCAGCAGCGACTGGAGCGCGCCCGGCTCCAGCAACGAGCGCTGGTTGAGGCTCAGATGCGACAAGAGCCGCCAGTGCAGCTCGGAGCCCACCGGCGGGCGCGCCGGACGCGTCACCGCGACGATGTTGCGGAAGCGCGCGGTGGTGGGCGACGCGGCGGTCGGCACACTCAAGTCACCCACCTGCAAGCGCGACGGCAGCGAGCGGTTGGTGCACGTGAGGTCGATGGAGAGCGTCTCGTCCGCCAGCGAAGGCGTGGCGTCGCGGGGGCTGCCCAGCGACAGCGAGACATCCATCCCGTCATCGAGCGGCGACGCCCCCCGGTGCAGCCGGTAGAAGCGACCGCTGTCCGTGGCGGCGTGAGCGAAGTCGAAGAAGGGCCGGTACGCCTGCCGCTCCGTCCTGCCCGTCTGGAGGCCGGTGACCGAATCCACCGAGTACACCTCCATGTGCGCTGGATCCAGGCCCGCGGCCCGCACCAGGTGCTCATGCCCCAGCGCGCTCGTGCGCACGGGGTCCGCCGAGGCGCTGAAGAGGTTCACCACCGGCGCGCAGTGCAGCCGGAAGACGTCCTTGGGGACGCGCCCCGGGAGCGCGGGGGGGCGCTCAAACTCGAAGATGAGCTCCAGCTTCTGGCCCGTGAGCTCGGAGGCCGCCTGCAGTCCCTTCACGTCGACGAAGAGGAACTTCTGCGGCAGCGTGAAGTACTCCTGCAAGAGCCGGTAGCCCTCGGGAGCCAGCGCCGGCCAGGGCAACAGCCGATTGTCGGGGGCGAAGCCCGAGGCTCGGATGCAGTCCGGCCCCAGACGCACGCTCTCGCCTTCCACCGGATTGCGCAGCACCACGCCCTTGCAGTGGCGCAAGAGCCACACCATCAGCATCGAGGCCACGGGCAGCTCGGCGCTGAGGAACAGCGACACTCCCTCCTCCTGGAAGATCTCCGCCCGCGCCTGCTCCACCACCTGGAGCTGCACGCGCAACACCGGAGACGCCGGCGACGACTGGTCCAGAGTCGTGTCGCCCAGGGTCAGCGGCAGCAGGTCCACCGCGCGCGTCGTGCGGAACGTGCACACGGTGCCGTCCACCGGCTTGGTGCCGACCTCCGCGCCCTCGGCGATGCGCGAGCGGCCACGCAACAGGCGCGCGTGCGGCGTGAACTCCACCACCGAGCAGGCCGGTATCACCCGGAGATAGTGCGGGAGGAGCAGCTCCGTCAGGCCGTGCACCACCTCCGGCACGGAGTCGTCGATGCGCTCGCGAACCCGGGCGGTGAGGAAGGCGAAGCCCTCCAGCAACCGCTCCACGTCGGGGTCACCACCGCGCTCCACCAGGAGCCCGGCGAGCGCTGGATTGACGGTGCCGAACGCGCGGCCCATCTCCCGGAGGTACGTCAACTCGCTCTGGTAGTACTTGCTGAACACCGCGGCTCACCCCGCCATACCGGCAACACTCACCAGACCTCGATCTTGCCTCCCGGCGACATCTGCGTCCGGAAGCGAAGCATTCCCCTCACCCCTCGGCCCGCGGGCTGAGCGGTGATTTCAAAGCGCAGCACCAGCGGGTCCGCGTCGGGGAGGTGGCGCACGCTGATGTTGCAGATGCGTGGCTCGAACTCGAGCACCGTCGTGCGAATCGCGGACTGGAGCGTCTGGATGGCCGAGGGGAAGGTGTGGACGAAGTCCGTGAAGTCCACGATGCCGAACCCTGGCACCGTGGCGGCCCCGCCCTTGCGCGTGTTGAGCAGCACGCGCAGGTGCTCGACGATGGACTCGGTCATGTCCACGTCGCGCTCACTCGAGCCCTTCCCCGCATCGATTCGAGACAGCAGACCCCGTCCCGTCACCTGCGACCCCTCCTCGATGGCTTGCTCGCGCTCCCCTCGACGGGCGGGAGCACGAGCGGGCCCGCCGCATTACCGGTTGGCGCTCCAGGAGTCCTCGTGCGTGACACCACCGTTGGTGTACGTCCAACTGATGGTGTGGAACACGAACGTCAGCTCCTCGAGGGGAGGCTGCTGGGACGTCGCCGGGAGGAAGGTATCCGGAAGGGTCTGCTTGAGGCCGGCGATGCGGCCGTCCTTGATGGACACCGTGTAGAACTGCTCGGTGGTTCCATCGCCCGTCGGGTTCGGGCGGTAGAACTTGAACTCGGCATCAATCTTCTGGTTCTCCACGAGCGCCTTCGCCAGCAGCGGCGAAGACTTGTCGATGCGCTTGACGATGCGCAAAGGCTCATACTGGCGGCGGCCCGTCGCCATGCCGCTGCCGGCTTCGCGCGCCGTGAGGACGGACTGAACGTAGGACAAGCACTCGATGGACTTGTCGCGCCCCAGGCTCGTCTGAGTGCTCTCTCCCGCGATATCGGACCCATTCGCCTTGAGGAACAGGTGTACTGTCTCGGCCATTGTGGCTCTCCCCCTGCTTGAGGTGGTGTGACGGCTGCGATGTGAACGGAGCCCTGAACCAGGGCTCCGGACTGCATGATGGCCGCCGCCTCCTCAGGCACGGCGACCGCGAGACCCTGGAAGGCGTCTCACGACTGCGCTCTCATTCCTTGTCCAACTTGCCAACGAGCGAGAGCGTGAAGGCCGCGCCCATGTACTTGAAGTGCGGACGCACCTGGAGGTTGCAGCGGTACCAGCCGGGCTGCCCCTCCACGTCCTCCACCTTGATGCGGGCGGTGCGGAGCGGACGCCTGGAGCGCACGCTGGGCGCCGGCTCATCCATGTCCGCGACGTACTGGTTGATCCACTGGTTCAGCTCGCGCTCCAGGTCCGCGCGCTCCTTCCAGCTGCCAATCTGCTCGCGCTGGAGCACCTTCACGTAGTGCGCCAGGCGGGACATGATGAACATGTACGGAAGCTGGGTGCCCAGCCGGTAGTTCGTCTCGGCCGCCTTGCCCTCCGGCGTGTTGCCGAAGAACTTGGGCTTCTGCGCCGAGTTGGCGGAGAAGAAGGCCGCGTTGTCCGTGTCCTTGCGGAACACCAGGCCGATGAAGCCCTCTTCGGACAGCTCGAACTCGCGCCGCTCGGTGAGGAGCACCTCGGTGGGAATCTTCGTCTGGATCTCCCCCATGGCCTCGTACTGGTGCAGCGGCAGGTTCTCCACCGCGCCACCCGCCTGCGGGCCGATGATGTTCGGGCACCAGCGGAACTTCGCGAACGAGTCCGTCACCCGGCTGGCGAACGCCGTGGACGCGTAGCCCCACAGGTAGCGCTCGTGGTGGCCGACGACGTCCTCGGTGAAGTTGAACGCCTTCACCGGCACCGTCTTCTCGCTGTAGGGCAGCCGCAGGAGGAAGCGCGGCATGCACAGGCCCACGTAGCGCGCATCCTCGCTCTCGCGGAACGAGTGCCAGCGCGCGTACTGCGGACCCTCGAAGAGGGACTTGAGGTCCTTGAGGGCCGGCAGTCCCAGGAAGGACTCCTGCTGGCCGAAGAACTCCGGCGAGGCATTGGCCACGAACGGCGTATGGGACATGGCCGCCACCGAGGCAATCTTGCTCAGCAGCGA
This window contains:
- the greB gene encoding transcription elongation factor GreB, with amino-acid sequence MAQDLPPDELDDLEAEEGDEKAPFRRYLTRLGAERMHRELIRLLNEERPKVTAEVSAAAAQGDRSENAEYIYGKKRLREIDRRIRFLQRRLDTATIVTPSEQSDRARVYFGATVTLEDEDGARTTYQIVGSDEIDAAGGRISVESPIGRALLRKGIGDTVEVRRPRGEIELTVVDIRYD
- a CDS encoding alpha/beta fold hydrolase; protein product: MKNPAKSLLAAAFLLSASFLSLGCGSDPKPSPIPENETTAPGAYAQVNGLKLYYELHGTGRPLILLHGALSTIDSMQPFIAELAKTRQVIAVELQAHGHTADIDRPLRFETMADDIAALLKHLNIESADVCGYSLGGGVALQFAFRHPQAVRKLVLMSTTFKSNAWFPENQAIMATMTGEALAGSPMHEAYLRTAPRPEDFPILVSKISHLLTQNPYDWTQDVAALKAPALIIAGDSDSLPPTHSVEMFGLLGGGKSDGMMAGIPASRLAILPGTTHWGAVTRVDLLVPLIPSFLDEQPAPTTP
- a CDS encoding FHA domain-containing protein; the encoded protein is MLPLVIRIKGLDAQAPTEKQYVFRHSPVRIGRNQLNDVSIPKTFVSLFHALVRFDQKAIYVVDLGSTNGVSIDGRRIDKNIQVKVDEETRISIGTLEMRLSREAVQGDGQSQMTQFRALTTLMDPGEGTPSSFKPTPVQGRAQVVATALLPALGSIPSLQDDDEEEVAASRTQLMPALEEGELGAEDDGQRTQISSIPRMEEPVARPAVPSIMQRRNRTPESVRVVPPGVGGVHASIQQLVPLYTAYRNAWQALHAAMVKQGEGLAENERPSLVGQIQRRLSGVVHEPQFGEFARSLGVAVPHGSGGTSSGVSMSNVQGAPPRLDVMARELLGQFVRSYLPGSKGLESGADIDRFLERLAGVLETFGRAFVELRQGHDQFGQEMAVAMVRDVTPLSKSKNTREVLRYLLDWKAADGAERVLELKSGFGDVMIHQIALLNGMREGVRALLQRLSQGGEEGEGSSLSKLWPFGASKRLKWLEEEIRRLSEEERELTKALFGQEFAKAYHAIVGDAANKGSDGEVSVVSKRRERES
- the tssH gene encoding type VI secretion system ATPase TssH, with the translated sequence MRVEPKTLVRRLTPTATRMLETAVSRASSARCYEIVPEHLLRQLLEDEEGEASLLLRHFQVDRAKVLASVEDGLKSLRTGNSGRPVFSESLFQWFEDAWLVASLEHGVSRLRSGVLMWQWIARSERYTAESYSALDAISVETLKKVFEEVVGRSKEAAEVSSATVAAPAGGGGRGEEALSRFTTSFTEKARSGKIDPIFGRDREIRQVIDVLARRRKNNPIIVGEPGVGKTALVEGLARAIVAGDVPESMRNLEVLGLDLGALQAGAGVRGEFENRLKAVISEVKGSPKPIILFIDEAHTIIGAGGAQGGGDAANLLKPELARGELRTIAATTWAEYKKYFEKDAALERRFQPIKVDEPSEEDAVLMLRGLCPAYAKSHGVTIRDEAVVAAVSLSHRYISGRQLPDKAVDLLDTAAARVKIEQSARPDELVEVESRLAALERELAVRERELAAGHPLPPPEDGPTLEERLAATRDSVATLRARWEQELAAVDVVRRARAELDAAKEGSDVEKLKADVAEARAQLEKLQGESPLIHVDVDPDVVARVVAGWTGVPVGKLRSSSVGAVLTLEQTLRSRVKGQDAALRAVAETIRMSHAGIRNPSTPIGVLLFVGPSGVGKTETALALADTLYGGDRFLTTINMSEFQEKHTVSRLIGSPPGYVGYGEGGVLTEAVRQRPYSVVLLDECEKADLEVMNLFYQVFDKGMLSDGEGRLIDFRNTVVILTSNLATDALMQLYSGPEAPKTETVTETIRPILSRHFKPALLARMSVVPFIPIARDVLKDIAQMKLAALADRLHTSHRVKTEFAPEVTEEFARRCLDNDSGARNVDHLLRSSLMPRLSMELLERLAAGGVPGRLRVGLGASGDWDLSFSDA
- the tssG gene encoding type VI secretion system baseplate subunit TssG: MVSPERPTDDLLKAVESLNARPGQLSFRPLVALLERLTSSAVPVGGTGPALDERIRFRHDPSLTFSASDVSRVRVVSQPDAHGGSAEVIEVLSTFLGLTGAVSPLPDYILEEIAQEDPDSARRRDFLDLFHHRLLSLLYRALVRYSLAAETTRGGSDAWSQRALALGGLDTYERPYSGALSPAQLLRLTPLLSARARTAGVLELALTDVLSPVLGEATVSLRQFSGAWVDIEADNRMRLGRSNSNLGRSMLLGARVFDRSGGFSIHISPLEGEVYRRLLPEGDLSPVVREVVDLFVRDPLDCSLVLGVREVELPRFRLSRDGTFRLGQDCYLGQRRSDTRLRTRTVPLASAPKRAEPEPLSPP
- the tssF gene encoding type VI secretion system baseplate subunit TssF, which encodes MFSKYYQSELTYLREMGRAFGTVNPALAGLLVERGGDPDVERLLEGFAFLTARVRERIDDSVPEVVHGLTELLLPHYLRVIPACSVVEFTPHARLLRGRSRIAEGAEVGTKPVDGTVCTFRTTRAVDLLPLTLGDTTLDQSSPASPVLRVQLQVVEQARAEIFQEEGVSLFLSAELPVASMLMVWLLRHCKGVVLRNPVEGESVRLGPDCIRASGFAPDNRLLPWPALAPEGYRLLQEYFTLPQKFLFVDVKGLQAASELTGQKLELIFEFERPPALPGRVPKDVFRLHCAPVVNLFSASADPVRTSALGHEHLVRAAGLDPAHMEVYSVDSVTGLQTGRTERQAYRPFFDFAHAATDSGRFYRLHRGASPLDDGMDVSLSLGSPRDATPSLADETLSIDLTCTNRSLPSRLQVGDLSVPTAASPTTARFRNIVAVTRPARPPVGSELHWRLLSHLSLNQRSLLEPGALQSLLALYNFQATADQSTARANQLRVESLRAVQAQPITRFFQGAPVRGVQVTADLDEAGFTGPGDAFLFGCVLDELFASHVSLNSFSEFVLRLQPSRLEYRWSPRNGRQTIC
- the tssE gene encoding type VI secretion system baseplate subunit TssE, translated to MTGRGLLSRIDAGKGSSERDVDMTESIVEHLRVLLNTRKGGAATVPGFGIVDFTDFVHTFPSAIQTLQSAIRTTVLEFEPRICNISVRHLPDADPLVLRFEITAQPAGRGVRGMLRFRTQMSPGGKIEVW